The DNA sequence CGGCGACAGTTTCGTCGAAGGCCGGGGTGATGAGAATGCCGGTGGCGGCTTCCGCGGATGGGTTCCGCGACTTGCCGGCCAACTCGGCCTCCGCTCGGCCAAGGTCTGCAACCTTGGCGCGCACGGCGCCACCACCACCGTTGTGGTCAGCGACCAACTCGATCGGGCACTCAGTGCGCGGGCACCATTGACCGGAGTCATCGTGGGTGTCAACGATCTTGTCAGCGACTTCGATCGAAATCGATTCAGCGACAACGTGAACACCATCTTCGAGACATTGAGCGCTGTATCACCGACCGTGTTCACGGCCACCTACCCCGATATCCCGGCTCGTCTGCCGGTTCCCGCATCGTTCGCCGACCTGCTCCGCGAACGCTTCCAGTACGCGAACACCGTACTGGCCGACGTGTGCGACCGGACCGGAACAGTACTGCTTGACATCGCTGCCGACCGGCAGTGGGCGCGCAGTGACCTCTGGTCGGCAGACGGATTGCACCCCAATGCGCTGGGACACAGCACTTTTGCGCAATCCATCGCGGCAACCATCGCACGGCGTGCGGACACGGACCTCGCGGCCTGACCCGATCGATCCTCGCACCACCAACTCCAGTGGAGACAGACGTGACACTCGCATCACCCCACGACACGGCGGGCCACGGCCCCGAATCGAGCAATCCCAGAAACGATTCGCCGCCGTCCGATGTACCCGACACCGAATATGTGAACCGGCGGCTGGCCGACACCCCGATCGCGATCGTCGGCATGTCAGCACTGCTACCCGGCGCCAAGAACATCCGAGACTACTGGCAGAACATCGTCGACGGGACGGACTGCACCACCGAGGTGCCGCAGTCGCGATGGGACCTGGAGGACTACTACGACGCCGACAGGACTGCGCCCGACAAGACCTATTCCAATCGGGGTGCGTTCATCCCGGACGTCGAGTTCGATCCCGTCGAGTTCGGTATGCCACCGAATCAGCTCGAGGTGACCAGCACCATGCAGACTCTGAGTCTCGGTGTTGTCCGTGACCTCCTCGGCGACGCCGGCGCCCAGGATTCCTCCTGGTACGACCCTTCCCGCACCGGCGTCGTCATCGGTACCACCGGTCCGGTACCGCTGATGCACCCTCTTGCCGCCCGGCTGTCGACACCGGTCCTCAAGGCGGCCGCTCGTAGCTGTGGCCTCAGCGAGGCCGACACCGAGGCCGTTGCCGAAAAGTACGTGGCCGCCTTCGCACCGTGGGAGGAGAACTCGTTTCCCGGCCTCCTCGCCAACGTCGTCGCAGGGCGGATCGCGAACAGGTTCGGACTCGGCGGTATGAACTGCACCGTCGATGCCGCCTGCGCCGCCTCGCTCGCAGCCATTCGTACCGCGATCGCGGAGCTGGTCGACGGCCGAGCAGACACGATGATCACCGGTGGTGTCGACACCGAGAATTCGATCTTCATCTACCTCTGTTTCTCCAAGGTGGGCGCGCTGTCGCCTACCGGGCAGATCAGCCCCTTCTCCGACAACGCCGACGGCACGCTGCTCGGTGAAGGCATCTGCATGCTTGCCCTGCGTCGACTGTCGGACGCACGTCGGGACGGCAACAAGGTCTATGCGGTCATCAAGGGAATCGGGTCATCGAGTGACGGACGATCCAACAGCATCTACGCTCCCCACGCCGATGGCCAGCGAGTGGCGCTCCAACGTGCGTACGACGATGCCCGCTGCGAGCCTTCGTCGGTCGAACTGTTCGAGGCACACGCCACCGGTACAGCAGTCGGCGACAAGACCGAACTCACAGCACTCGGAAAGATGCTGCGTGCCAACACCGATGAGGAGGCGTTTGCTGCGCTCGGTAGTGTCAAATCGCAGATCGGGCACACCAAGGGCGCAGCCGGTACAGCCAGCCTGATCAAACTGGCACTGGGTCTGCATCACAAGATCCTGCCGGGCACCATCAACGTGAGTCGTCCCAACCCGGTCATCACAGATGGCGCGCCTTACTACGTCAACAGTCTCACCCGTCCATGGGTGCTCGATCCACATCGCCCGGTGCGTAGGGCGGCGGTCTCGGCAATGGGATTCGGCGGCACGAACTTTCACATGGTTCTCGAGGAAGTCGATACGGACCGAAGCGGGGTGCGGACCTGGCACCAGACGCCGACGGCTTCGCTCTGGCACGCGCAGGATGTGCCGGCGCTCATCGAGGAACTCCAGAGCGGTTCGCCGGTCGATGGGGGCGCCATCCCGGCAACCGACGCCAGAATCGGCTTCGTGTGGGTCGACGAGGAGCAGCGCAGCCGGCTCATCGAGGTCGCGTTGGAGACATTGGCGCGCGACGCTGACTCACCGGCCTGGAATCACCCAGAGGGCATATACTTTCGCCGACAGGCGCAGGCCGACCTCAAGGTGGGCGCACTGTTCTCTGGGCAGGGCAGCCAGTACGTCAACATGGCGGCCTCCTCGGCCATGAACCTACCGCCGGTGGCAGGGGCCTTTGATGACGCCAACGCCGCTTTCGAAGGTGTGGAGCGCCGACTCGGCTCCATCGTGTTCCCGCCTCCGGCCTTCGACGACGATGAACGGGCCGAGCAGGAGGAGCTCCTCAAGCTCACCGAGCATGCGCAACCGGCGATCGGTGCGGTATCGGTCGGTCAGTACAGATTCCTGTCAGAACTGGGCTTCGCCGCCGAAGCGTTCGGCGGACACAGTTTCGGGGAGCTCGGCGCGCTCTGGGCGTCCGGCGCACTGGAGACCGGGGACTACTTCCGGCTGGCGCGCGCTCGCGGCGCCGCGATGGCCAAAGAATCGGGCTCAGACCGGGGAGCGATGCTGGCCGTTCGCGCTTCGCGCTCCGACGTCGACGAGCTGGTCGACCGCACCGACGACGTTTACGTGTGCAATCACAACGCCCCTGACCAAGTGGTGGTCGGTGGTGGCAATGACGCCGTGGCGGATTTCGCCGAACAATGCGCTGAGCTCGGCTGGAACACAAGGACATTGCCGGTGTCGGCAGCGTTCCATACGCCGTACGTCGCACACGCCACCGGCACGTTCCGCGAGGCGGTGGACTCGGTCACCATTGGTGCCCCCCAGGGCGCGGTGTACGGAAACGATCCCGAACGTGTCTACGGACCCGATGCTGCAGGCAACGCCGACATCCTCGTCGACCAATTGATGCACCCGGTCGAGTTCGTGGCGGTGCTCCGAGGAATGCGCGACGCGGGCTGCACGGCCTTCGTCGAGTTCGGACCCAAACAGGTGCTCACGTCTCTGGTTCGGCGCACGCTGGGTGATCAGGTCATCGCGATTCCCACCGACATCGGACCGATGGGAGACGGAGACCTCGGGCTCAAACGGGCCGCGGTCGCTCTGGCGGTGTTGGGGATGCCGTTGTCCGGCATCAATCGGTATCAGGCCGACCCGCCGGCCCCACCGCGCACGTCGGCGATGGCGGTCACCATCTCAGCACCGGAATACGTTCCGGAAACCCGTCGTAAGGCGTACGCCGACGTACTGGCCAACGGCTATCGGATCAACACGGTCGGCGCCGACGACATCGATGATCCCGTTCGACCCGATCCGGTCCAGCCCAATCCGCTCGGTGCCGACGAACATCCGACGACCACACCACACACACCCGCAGAACGTCCTGAGGAGTTCACAGTGACACAACACCTTTCCCGCGCCGGGGACCCGAATGACGGTCACCTGAACTCGGCATTGAACCAGCACCTCGACACCCACCGCGAGTTCCTGGGGGCCCAACTCGGAATCGCTCGCGACCTCGCTGACGCGCTGCGTCGCGGCAACCTCGACGACGGATCGATCCGGGCGATCGAAGCGGTCAGCAATCAGTCGGTGGCGTTGAGCGACAGCCATTCCCAAGCAGCACACGTGTTGGTCGGGCTCGCCGAACTCGAAGCAGGGCTGTCGCCCGAGACAACTGCGGTCCCGGCCCGCGCTCGGCGGTCCGTCACCGTTCAGTCGTCGCCGGTGCCCGCCATCTCCGCACCAGTTGACACGGAGTCGGCACGGTCCGATCAGACGTCGAACGCCCCGGCCGCGCACACTGCTCGTCAGGACAATGCCGCACCGGTCAGCACCACCTCGACGCCTCCGGCCGAGCCCTCGATACCCGGTTCAGATCTGTCGGAGCCGGCCGCCGAGCCTTCCGCGGCCCCAAGCGTGCCGGCAGTGGACGGACACGAGGCTGCTGCCGACGATCTCCACACCGCCCTTCGGGAGGTCATCGCCGAAAAGACCGGGTATCCGGTCGAGATGATCGGCAGCACGATGGATCTGGAGTCCGACCTGGGCGTCGACTCGATCAAACGGGTTCAGGTGCTCGGAGCGGTACAGGAGCGGTTCCCGCACCTCCCGAGTCTGGGCCCCGAGCAACTCGGTGAGCTTCGAACGATCGACCAAATCGTCGAGGTCATCTCCGAGGGGAGTGATGCTTACCCAAAAGCGCCGGCCGCGGTGGCGCCGCGGCTCACTGATCACGCCCTGACCTCAGAGCAGACTGATTCGACCGACGAACTTCCATCGGCCGAACGAACACCGGTCGAACTCGTGGCCCTGCCTCGGATCGACCGCGCTGTCGACGTATTCACCACTGATCCGACCGCATCCCTGCTCATCGTCGGGAACGTCAGCTCCCGGCTCGTCGACGCGCTGTCCGAAGCACTGCGAGCACAGCGCTGGCGGGTGACGGGCTCACAAGCGCACTCCGGCACCACCGGTTCGTCCGAGACTGCAACGGATCAGCCGACGGACTCGCAGGCTGACCTCTGCGTGGTGATCCTGGGTGAGCCGACAACGATCTCGGAGGCTCAACAAGTCCTCTCCGACTCGATCCTCGCCATCAAGGCAGCCTCCAAAGCACTGATCCCGACGGGCGGGCGCGCCGCGTTGCTGGCAGTCACCACCGTCGACGGTGCCCTCGGCTTCGGCGACCTCGATGTCGACCCGGTGGCGGCAATGGCCGCCGGCATCGGTGGTGCAGTGAAGACACTGGCAGCGGAACGCCCCGAGCTGTTCTGCCGCGCAGTGGATGTCAATCCACTGGTAGATCCGGACCAGTTCGCCCGGACGATCATCGACGAGTCACACGATTCGGCGGTCGACACCCTCGAGGTGGGTGTCGGTGAGCTGGGGGAGCGGCACACCCTGGTTCCCAGCGGGCACGGGGCCCCGGCCACAGAGTTGTCTGCGGTCGGTGAGGACCCGCTCCACGACATGTCGGTAGGCGCGAACGATCTTCTGGTGGTGTCCGGCGGAGCCCGTGGCGTGACCGCCCTCTGTGTTCGTGAACTGGCCGCCCGCACTGAAGCTCGCTTCATCCTTCTGGGGCGCACCGATCCTTCACCGGACCCAGATTGGGCACAAGGAGTCGACGACGCCTCGTTACAAGGTGCGGCGATCAGGGCGTTGGCCGGAAGTGGACTGACGCCCCGCGACATCAACTCTCGCTGCGCTGGCGTACGGGCGGGACGCGAGATCCGCGAAACTCTGAACGCGCTGGGAGAACGTGGGCAATACCTGAGCGTCGATGTGACCGACGCCGACGCACTGCGCACTGCGCTTGCGCCCTACAGGCAGTCGGTCACGGGCATCATTCACGGTGCGGGCGTCCTTGCCGACTCACTGATCGCGTCGAAAGAAGATTCAGAGATCGCGCGGGTCCTCACTCCGAAACTGCGTGGGATCGACGCACTGATGGACTCTTTGGACTCAGCCGCCGACGACTCGCCCGTCGAACACCTGGTGTTGTTCACGTCCGTGGCCGGGCTCTTCGGCAATCGGGGCCAGAGTGATTACGCCACCGCCAACGAAGCCCTTGGACGATTCGCGGTTGCCACGAAGCGTCGGCACCCGGAACGTCACGTCACCGCGATCGATTGGGGAGCGTGGGACGCCGGCATGGTCGATGACGTGTTACGGGCGCACTTCCGCGACAACGGGGTCGAATTACTCCACCCACGGGCAGGCGCAGTGGCTTTCGCAGAGCAGTTCTCGGTAGAACGCAGGGACGATGTAGTGGTCTTGATCGGGCCGACGCGTCCGTTGGCTTCCGGATCCGCCCCGGATCCGGTTGCCTTCACCGCACGCCGCGTCATCGAGGATCTGGCGCGCCACCCGATCATCGAGGCGCACCGGATCGGCGAGAAGGTGGTACTCCCTGCCACTTTCGCACTCGGCGCGATGATCAACGTGGCGGAGAGAGCGTTGCCGGGTCGATGCGTCCGAGGGGTCAGAGACTTCCGTGTACTCAATGGCGTCTCCTTTCCGTCGGGTTCGACGGTCCCGCAGCTGCTGGTACATGCCGAGCCGACGCGCGACGCGACCACGTTGTCGGTCCGGGTCACGAGTGTTGATGGCGAACGCCTCATCCCTCATTACGTCGCTCAACTCCTGTTGGCCGACAACGAGCCGCCGATGACCACAGTCGATCCCGACTGGGGCCACGTCGGGAAGGACGCTCAGTTCATCTACGACGAGGGACAGCAGTTCCACGGACCGGCCCTTCGTGGGCTCGCGGAGGTCTTGGAGTTGTCCGAATCGCGATTGGTGGTCACCGCCTCGCTACCCGAAGCGGTTGTAGCGCTTGGAGCGTACCAGGGAATGTTGCACAATCCGGTGCAAGCCGACCTGATCCTGCAGGTGCCACCGGTACTCGCACACAGCGCGCTGGGAGCGGCGTGCCTGCCGATGGGCGTGGGTTCCATTGACTTCTACCACCAACTGCCGACCGGCGAGGCATTCACCGTCGTCGCCGACAATCTCAGGCGCGATGCGTTGTCGGCCACTGTTGATGCGGTGGCGATCGCGCAAGACAACACAGTCTTGCAACGCTGGAACGACGTTTCGGTGGTCACCGCGCCTGACCTTTCAGCAATGTTTCTTGAGTCGGCCCGGCAGTGGAACTGACCACCCGGAACCACGCATCGAAGACAGGAAGATACA is a window from the Williamsia sp. DF01-3 genome containing:
- a CDS encoding SGNH/GDSL hydrolase family protein — its product is MSGYGLCAIGDSFVEGRGDENAGGGFRGWVPRLAGQLGLRSAKVCNLGAHGATTTVVVSDQLDRALSARAPLTGVIVGVNDLVSDFDRNRFSDNVNTIFETLSAVSPTVFTATYPDIPARLPVPASFADLLRERFQYANTVLADVCDRTGTVLLDIAADRQWARSDLWSADGLHPNALGHSTFAQSIAATIARRADTDLAA
- a CDS encoding type I polyketide synthase yields the protein MTLASPHDTAGHGPESSNPRNDSPPSDVPDTEYVNRRLADTPIAIVGMSALLPGAKNIRDYWQNIVDGTDCTTEVPQSRWDLEDYYDADRTAPDKTYSNRGAFIPDVEFDPVEFGMPPNQLEVTSTMQTLSLGVVRDLLGDAGAQDSSWYDPSRTGVVIGTTGPVPLMHPLAARLSTPVLKAAARSCGLSEADTEAVAEKYVAAFAPWEENSFPGLLANVVAGRIANRFGLGGMNCTVDAACAASLAAIRTAIAELVDGRADTMITGGVDTENSIFIYLCFSKVGALSPTGQISPFSDNADGTLLGEGICMLALRRLSDARRDGNKVYAVIKGIGSSSDGRSNSIYAPHADGQRVALQRAYDDARCEPSSVELFEAHATGTAVGDKTELTALGKMLRANTDEEAFAALGSVKSQIGHTKGAAGTASLIKLALGLHHKILPGTINVSRPNPVITDGAPYYVNSLTRPWVLDPHRPVRRAAVSAMGFGGTNFHMVLEEVDTDRSGVRTWHQTPTASLWHAQDVPALIEELQSGSPVDGGAIPATDARIGFVWVDEEQRSRLIEVALETLARDADSPAWNHPEGIYFRRQAQADLKVGALFSGQGSQYVNMAASSAMNLPPVAGAFDDANAAFEGVERRLGSIVFPPPAFDDDERAEQEELLKLTEHAQPAIGAVSVGQYRFLSELGFAAEAFGGHSFGELGALWASGALETGDYFRLARARGAAMAKESGSDRGAMLAVRASRSDVDELVDRTDDVYVCNHNAPDQVVVGGGNDAVADFAEQCAELGWNTRTLPVSAAFHTPYVAHATGTFREAVDSVTIGAPQGAVYGNDPERVYGPDAAGNADILVDQLMHPVEFVAVLRGMRDAGCTAFVEFGPKQVLTSLVRRTLGDQVIAIPTDIGPMGDGDLGLKRAAVALAVLGMPLSGINRYQADPPAPPRTSAMAVTISAPEYVPETRRKAYADVLANGYRINTVGADDIDDPVRPDPVQPNPLGADEHPTTTPHTPAERPEEFTVTQHLSRAGDPNDGHLNSALNQHLDTHREFLGAQLGIARDLADALRRGNLDDGSIRAIEAVSNQSVALSDSHSQAAHVLVGLAELEAGLSPETTAVPARARRSVTVQSSPVPAISAPVDTESARSDQTSNAPAAHTARQDNAAPVSTTSTPPAEPSIPGSDLSEPAAEPSAAPSVPAVDGHEAAADDLHTALREVIAEKTGYPVEMIGSTMDLESDLGVDSIKRVQVLGAVQERFPHLPSLGPEQLGELRTIDQIVEVISEGSDAYPKAPAAVAPRLTDHALTSEQTDSTDELPSAERTPVELVALPRIDRAVDVFTTDPTASLLIVGNVSSRLVDALSEALRAQRWRVTGSQAHSGTTGSSETATDQPTDSQADLCVVILGEPTTISEAQQVLSDSILAIKAASKALIPTGGRAALLAVTTVDGALGFGDLDVDPVAAMAAGIGGAVKTLAAERPELFCRAVDVNPLVDPDQFARTIIDESHDSAVDTLEVGVGELGERHTLVPSGHGAPATELSAVGEDPLHDMSVGANDLLVVSGGARGVTALCVRELAARTEARFILLGRTDPSPDPDWAQGVDDASLQGAAIRALAGSGLTPRDINSRCAGVRAGREIRETLNALGERGQYLSVDVTDADALRTALAPYRQSVTGIIHGAGVLADSLIASKEDSEIARVLTPKLRGIDALMDSLDSAADDSPVEHLVLFTSVAGLFGNRGQSDYATANEALGRFAVATKRRHPERHVTAIDWGAWDAGMVDDVLRAHFRDNGVELLHPRAGAVAFAEQFSVERRDDVVVLIGPTRPLASGSAPDPVAFTARRVIEDLARHPIIEAHRIGEKVVLPATFALGAMINVAERALPGRCVRGVRDFRVLNGVSFPSGSTVPQLLVHAEPTRDATTLSVRVTSVDGERLIPHYVAQLLLADNEPPMTTVDPDWGHVGKDAQFIYDEGQQFHGPALRGLAEVLELSESRLVVTASLPEAVVALGAYQGMLHNPVQADLILQVPPVLAHSALGAACLPMGVGSIDFYHQLPTGEAFTVVADNLRRDALSATVDAVAIAQDNTVLQRWNDVSVVTAPDLSAMFLESARQWN